One genomic window of Chanos chanos chromosome 13, fChaCha1.1, whole genome shotgun sequence includes the following:
- the LOC115826702 gene encoding chitin synthase chs-2-like, which yields MLAEEQVRSMLTKMITMVAGQFAVETVSVAGDPYTDEELWAEFLRTKWANKLDIQICKVSPLPTSEIHGHSDDDSTRKCSQTEGGYYAIEVEGDYCAMKQKTGHIMAGVTSFGQAPDRMRAWDACREVPVIQDEQIPRKCFQFVQRFCCAVVGLLVFVLAVCSKSSFLLLVTLGNNATITVPTSQKPSALLSIGCTLVGPSVLLLIKSLWKFIFKSSGIPSKKTVLWVVCIEFLVAIGTVLLTVVAMPHFDIVTNIMLLNSVSFLSAVLQVAADCLAKERKRFIMLPIIAIVLIILGYVLFILSFLVGEQNSSLESLIAVGVAILGTFFISLNWWENYSTLFNVGFLNDISKDIAGSRNMVCILSSMVRILITGIVVGAYVPLYGYDWYTISSLPSDVGDIILGLVVIQVISSAMCHWFAVVACKIHALRRSFVVPMYLASVTVLAFFLVPVSIYSHGATELPANVSYCQSLQLPGYEGFNISWFEGLMKDVTRTLCNHEISAEKDVTGLAFLGGLALCWWLGLIFSTLYIWYLRIERIERTQDLFVRRMYESAFLEQSMLLNTRFKIRKRIKERRPKEPVTVYLCATMWHEAYDEMMRMVISMFRLDKYRPKTTAASDAVFEFHIYFDDAFKDVEDSKERHVNEYVETLVEVVREVYIIFGEEDSCIFKKRPPVPHQKIIRTPYGGRLEYTLPKGNVLMVHFKDKQLIRHKKRWSQIMYLYYLLGWRLNRKFFKMFEEGGDKNALNEALKKEKENTYILTLDGDTEFQPSALMLLIDRLKLYPDVGAACGRIHPTGAGPMVWYQKFEYAVGHWMQKTAEHVFGCVLCSPGCFSLFRGAALMDDNVMKRYTTKATKASHYVQYDQGEDRWLCTLLLQQGWRVEYNAAADAYTNAPEEFKDFYNQRRRWSPSGLANTIDLLGSGKLTSERNSSISRLYILYLILVTGTSILGPATICLMIAGSFQFIFNIQPNIALLLATLPPLVYLGLCFKLKADNQIKVAGAMSVLYAFLMLATMLSIIANIVEEKSFMTPSGLFYIGLISIYVVTAALHPQEFSVIIYGFLYFLCIPSGHMLLNIYSLVNMNNVTWGIREISGQAKAQTADAIKKQLMQARCCSRNSCQLRGHPKDETKFWRELQKKYLEPLVEGKEQQKKFARDLKALRDKATFTYFICNALWLVATSFLQAIVNTISIPVPKLHANGTVVRGETISIEPIELMLLLGFAVIIVVQFLAMLYHRIYTLIHLVSYIATETKAAKKHEKKSSRQSAESDTQVSTALEAIYKNGAIGQETTIYFQNPLCEDSLHYTSL from the exons GGCATGGGATGCCTGTAGAGAGGTTCCTGTAATTCAGGATGAGCAAATACCCAGAAAGTGTTTCCAGTTTGTTCAACGattttgctgtgctgttgttggcttgcttgtgtttgttcttGCAGTTTGCAGTAAG TCATCATTTCTGCTTTTGGTGACACTGGGAAACAATGCCACCATTACCGTACCAACGAGTCAAAAACCCAGTGCTCTCCTCAGCATTGGTTGTACTTTGGTTGGACCGAGTGTTTTACTCCTGATAAAGAGCCTCTGGAAGTTCATCTTCAAGAGTTCAGGAATACCAAGTAAAAAGACTGTGCTGTGG GTGGTGTGCATAGAGTTCCTGGTTGCCATTGGAACTGTTCTTCTCACAGTTGTTGCCATGCCACATTTTGATATTGTCACCAACATAATGCTCCTAAACAGTGTGAGTTTCCTTTCTGCTGTGCTTCAAGTGGCAGCTGACTGCCTCgccaaggagagaaagagattcataATGCTCCCTATCATCGCCATTGTCCTCATTATTCTCGGTTACGTTTTGTTCATACTCAGTTTCCTTGTGGGAGAACAAAACAGTTCCTTGGAATCCCTTATTGCAGTGGGCGTAGCCATACTGGGCACCTTCTTTATCTCTTTAAACTGGTGGGAGAACTATAGCACCCTTTTCAATGTTGGCTTCCTGAACGACATCTCTAAGGACATTGCGGGATCTCGTAATATGGTCTGCATCCTGTCAAGTATGGTCAGAATCCTCATCACAGGAATTGTGGTTGGAGCCTACGTGCCGCTGTACGGCTATGACTGGTATACTATATCATCTCTCCCCTCAGACGTGGGTGACATCATCCTTGGCTTGGTTGTCATCCAGGTTATTTCCTCCGCCATGTGCCACTGGTTTGCGGTGGTGGCCTGCAAGATACATGCCTTGCGTCGTAGCTTTGTCGTCCCAATGTATTTGGCTTCTGTGACTGTTTTAGCCTTTTTTCTGGTTCCAGTAAGCATCTATTCTCATGGTGCAACAGAACTTCCAGCAAATGTAAGCTATTGTCAGAGTCTCCAGCTACCTGGATATGAAGGTTTCAACATTAGTTGGTTTGAGGGTTTGATGAAGGACGTCACTCGCACGCTCTGCAACCACGAGATCAGTGCAGAAAAGGATGTGACCGGATTGGCTTTTCTGGGCGGCTTGGCCCTCTGCTGGTGGTTGGGACTCATATTTAGTACATTGTACATCTGGTATCTGAGGATCGAGCGCATTGAGAGAACCCAAGATCTGTTTGTTCGCCGAATGTATGAGAGTGCGTTTCTGGAACAGTCCATGCTGCTCAACACTCGTTTCAAAATCAGAAAGAGGATTAAAGAAAGACG GCCCAAAGAGCCAGtaacagtgtatctgtgtgcaacAATGTGGCATGAGGCTTATGACGAAATGATGAGAATGGTCATTTCAATGTTTAG gTTGGACAAATACAGGCCAAAGACAACAGCAGCCAGCGATGCCGTCTTTGAATTCCATATCTACTTTGATGATGCCTTCAAAGATGTAGAGGACAGTAAAGAGAGGCATGTTAATGAATATGTTGAGACACTGGTGGAAGTCGTCAGAGAAGTCTACAT TATCTTCGGTGAAGAGGATTCATGTATCTTCAAGAAACGTCCACCTGTTCCTCATCAGAAGATCATTCGGACCCCCTATGGAGGCAGGCTGGAATACACTCTCCCTAAAGGCAACGTGCTGATGGTTCACTTCAAAGACAAACAGCTGATCCGTCACAAGAAGAGATGGTCTCAG ATTATGTACCTCTATTACCTGCTTGGCTGGAGACTGAACAGAAAGTTCTTTAAGATGTTTGAAGAGGGTGGAGACAAGAATGCACTTAACGAGGCTCTGAAG aaagagaaagagaacaccTACATCCTGACCCTGGATGGGGATACAGAGTTCCAACCCTCTGCTCTAATGCTCCTGATCGATCGCCTTAAACTCTATCCAGATGTTGGGGCAGCTTGTGGACGAATTCACCCCACAGGCGCAG GACCCATGGTGTGGTATCAGAAGTTTGAGTACGCTGTTGGCCACTGGATGCAGAAGACAGCAGAacatgtgtttggctgtgtgttgtgtagccCTGGctgtttcagtcttttcagAGGGGCTGCTCTCATGGATGACAATGTCATGAAGAGATACACCACCAAGGCCACCAAAGCCAGCCACTACGTACAATATGATCAGG GTGAGGACCGTTGGCTATGTACACTGCTACTACAACAGGGCTGGAGGGTGGAGTATAACGCAGCTGCTGATGCCTACACCAATGCCCCGGAGGAGTTCAAGGATTTTTACAACCAGAGGAGGCGCTGGAGTCCCTCCGGCTTGGCCAATACCATTGACCTGTTGGGTTCAGGGAAGTTGACCTCTGAACGGAACAGCTCCATCTCCAGACTTTACATTCTCTATCTGATTCTTGTCACAGGGACTTCAATCCTGGGCCCTGCCACCATCTGCCTCATGATAGCAG GGAGCTTCCAGTTCATTTTCAATATCCAGCCCAATATTGCCCTTCTCCTGGCCACATTACCCCCTCTTGTCTACTTGGGCCTGTGCTTCAAGCTGAAAGCAGACAACCAGATAAAAGTAGCTGGTGCAATGAGCGTATTATATGCGTTTCTCATGCTGGCCACCATGCTGTCCATCATAG CAAATATTGTGGAGGAGAAGTCATTTATGACTCCGTCTGGCCTCTTTTACATCGGTCTGATTTCGATTTACGTTGTGACGGCAGCCTTACACCCACAGGAGTTCTCTGTCATTATCTACGGCTTTTTGTACTTCCTCTGCATTCCCAGTGGGCACATGCTTCTCAACATCTATTCTTTGGTCAACATGAACAACGTTACATGGGGAATCCGTGAGATCAGTGGCCAGGCCAAGGCTCAAACAGCTGATGCCATTAAAAAGCAGTTAATGCAGGCTCGATGCT GCTCAAGGAATTCCTGTCAGCTGAGAGGCCACCCCAAA GATGAGACAAAGTTTTGGCGAGAGCTACAGAAGAAGTACTTGGAACCTCTGGTGGAGGGTaaagaacagcagaaaaaatTTGCAAGAGATCTAAAAGCCCTCAGAGACAAG GCAACATTCACTTATTTCATCTGTAATGCGTTGTGGTTGGTGGCAACTTCTTTTCTCCAAGCCATCGTGAATACAATCTCCATACCAGTCCCAAAGTTACATGCTAATGGGACAGTGGTGAGAGGAGAGACCATTTCCATTGAACCAATAGAATTGATGCTTCTGCTTGGATTTGCTGTAATAATAGTAGTGCAGTTTCTTGCAATGTTGTACCACAG aaTTTATACCCTAATCCATTTGGTGTCATACATTGCCACGGAAACCAAGGCTGccaaaaaacatgagaaaaaatcATCTAGACAGAGTGCTGAAAGTGATACACAG GTCTCAACAGCCCTGGAAGCTATCTATAAAAATGGAGCAATAGGACAGGAGACAACCATATACTTTCAGAACCCTTTATGTGAAGACTCGCTCCACTATACCAGTCTGTAG